The genome window GAACTGTTGTAATGTAGAATAGTCCAACGTCCCAACCACTTCTTCTGCTTGAATTCTCTTGAATGCGTCACAGGGATATAAACGAAGCTCCGGATCAATGATAAGGCGGTCCTTACCGGACATACATTGTGGTTTCTCATCGATTGAAAGAAAACTGAGGGGCGAACCTGTTCGGATATCGTGCCCTTGCCGTCTTAATTCTTCTATTGTTCGTTTCAATTCGAAATGTTTCCCGCGATCAAGCTCAAACGTTTTTATCAAGCCCCCTCGTCCCTGAGGCACAAAACGAAGGATGCTGATCCGGCGGATGCCTTGTTTCTTAGCGTCATGCGCTACGTCAAACAGTTCTTTGTAATTTTCTACAAGCGGAACAAAGTGCGCTTCTACTTCTAGACCTAAGGAAATCGTTTTTAGTATCGCTCTCCAGGTGATGTCATAACTGCCCGCAATTCGGGTAATCCGTTCGTGTGTTTGAGCTCGACCAAAGAGGCTGAATACAACCCGTGTAAGACCAGCCGTCTTTAGCTGGGGCCAAAGTTCCAAGCCATTTTCAGGATTCCCCGAGCTATAAAGAGAAACTTTCATACCTAGACGGGCTGCTACATCGACAGCCTTTACTAAACCAGGCCAAATCAACGGTTCACCACCGGAAAAACTAAACTCTTCAACTCCCATGGAAGCAGCTTGTTGTAGAACGTTTAAACAAGCTGCTTCTGTGACTTCTACGGGAGCAGTGGGACCCGCATCACTAGAACAGTGAATGCAATTTAACGGACACCTACGGGTCACTTCCAGTTTAATTTCTTTCAATGGATAAGGTTGTTGGAAACTTGTCATCGGAGCCGATCCACCAATCTACTCAATTCTTCTTTGTGATTCTCGACAAAAGCTCGGGAGGAAACACACGTCAACCAGGAGGCCTGACCTCCCGTTTGTTCGGCGATAAAGTTCAGTAACTGACACAGCCCCCAGTAGTTGCCGTATGCTCTCTCCAAGAAGTCATGGCTTCGGTACACACACAGTAACCCCATCCGCCTCGGATCTCCTGGTTCCTGTTGTACGGCAACATAATTTAAGCAAGGACCTCCCCGAGGCCTCACTGATTCACCGCCCGGCCGACAGATGGTCATCGTATAAGCTGCCTTGACAGTACGCGGATTACTCTGAACCGCGCTGATAATCCGTTTAAGTTGGTTTTCAACAACTGATCTTCCACGAGTATTAATTGTCTCGAAATGTGTCATTCGCCGGAAATAGGTGCCCCAGGCCCCCGGTTTTCCGGCATATTGTCGCTTGTATAGCCCACGCTCACCGTTATACTTTTCAAAGAAGTCGTCCATAGCGGGGTATTTAGCGTATAGTTTGTATGGGAAGATGGTATAGGCTACAGCTTTGGGGCTTAGGATATCGATGTCTGAGGCGAATCGCTCGACTTCTTCATGTAACCGGCCATCAAAGGCATTTGGATTGCGGATATGTACAACTAAATTCCAATGCGTCCACCGACTATCTCTTAACAATCGTACAGCCTGCAGCCAAGCGTCCTGAAATCCCTCTGCCTCTATAAGCTCTGGAACTGACATTCGCCTCCCCCTTTCTGGTTATACAAAAACACCTTTATTTTTAAAATGTTACCACGTATGCCCACGCGACTCATGTCGTTTTAGGTCGTATTTTCATGCTTTTAGGGCATTTCCTTTGCTTTTCACTAAATTTCGTGACAGGATTTTTATCCGGTAAATAAAGCTTGCATGGAGATGAAAATAGTCATATCCAACTAGAAAAAAATGGGGCATAATAGTATCGCGGTTAACTTGAGTAACTCGCATGGATACGTTTTTTCAAAAAGGAGGTGATTCTGATCATGCAAGATGCAGAGGAGTATAACCTACATGTCCGCTTATCCGGTCAAGAAATGGATGAGCATAAGGTGTCCTTGGATGTCCTAACCCGTGTTTTAACCGGATTACAGCAGATCTGCTATCTTCTCGCCACCGATCATCACCAGCATTCTTTTCAACAACGTTTTCGGGTTCCTTCTGCGATTCAACGGCAATACTTGCTCAGATGTGCGCTTCCCCAGTCGGGGAGTTATGTCGTTCCGTTGTCGCTGACTCCCCCGGAACAAGGGACCATTTTAACGGATGATCTGATGACTGTCCTCGCAAAGATGAACTCCTTTTTTCGTTCTCTTTCCTCTGGCAGTGATGAGATGATGGCGACAGTTACGCAAGACAAAGCCATTCGAAACCGGCTGCTTCGAGAATCGAAGCGACTGCTACCCAAGGCCGATGAGCGTTGGGTCTTCGGAATTCAGTTTGCTTCCAATCCTACTGAGCACCGTCTGGACTATTTATCCAGTCGATTTATTGACTCGTTGCTTAGCGCTCATAACACAGAAGACCAATTATTAACGGTCACAGGTGAGTTAATTCGGATTGACTTTGAACAACGTCGGGCAGTCATAAAATATCCTCCAACGCACCGAGAAATTGAATGCATTTACCGTGAGGAACTCGAAGACACGATGATCGACAGTCGCCGCCAGATGATCCAGGTAACCGGCCAATTTACGTTAAACAATGACGGGCATCCCTTACGGTTGACAGAAGTGACCAAGATTGAAACCTTGGACCTGAGCGATGTTGTCCTTACCACAGTCCCATCATCTCGAAGGGTCCTAAAATTTAAGCAACCCATTGTCATTACCCCTT of Heliomicrobium undosum contains these proteins:
- a CDS encoding radical SAM/SPASM domain-containing protein, coding for MTSFQQPYPLKEIKLEVTRRCPLNCIHCSSDAGPTAPVEVTEAACLNVLQQAASMGVEEFSFSGGEPLIWPGLVKAVDVAARLGMKVSLYSSGNPENGLELWPQLKTAGLTRVVFSLFGRAQTHERITRIAGSYDITWRAILKTISLGLEVEAHFVPLVENYKELFDVAHDAKKQGIRRISILRFVPQGRGGLIKTFELDRGKHFELKRTIEELRRQGHDIRTGSPLSFLSIDEKPQCMSGKDRLIIDPELRLYPCDAFKRIQAEEVVGTLDYSTLQQFSLADCWYKSPYLNAVRSQLEEPKAEPCQSCSSVERCGSGCLAQKVIANGKLGSGPDPSCLLGNGAIK